The region TCTATGACGGGCATTGGTTGTGGAATTGCTAGAGAAACTCATAATAAAACCTTAAAAATAGTAATGCCATTAGCTGGTTATATAGGAGCAGTAATTTTGATGCTCTTTGGAATGGTATTGCAGTTGCGGCAAGTATAATGCTTGGTTTTATTGGCTATTTTATAGTTTATCTTGTTGTTTGGGTGCCATTATTTTTAATTATGCTTGGAGTAATGTTTTATATGGCTAGCCGAGAAGCCAAATTAATTAAAGAAATGTTAGCAATTGAAGTAGCACGAGGCTTGATTTCTCCTGAAGAATTAGAACTAATAGGTTCTTCTTTAGCTCGCTTAAAATGGTTATCTACAACTGCATTTAGCGGAAATTGGAAAAAATTTACTGCACAACGCCAATTTTTACGCTCAGTCACAAAACTAGCTTTTTGTTATTGGCATGTGGCACGTGCTAGCAAGGCTGGAGGCCAAACCCAAAGCCTACCACAAATTCCAAAATTTCAATTAGAAGTGAAGGCACTAAAAGCAGAAATTTAATAAATAGCTTAAGTATTTATAATAGAATTGTAACTTATAATAAAGCAGGAGAATATTTTTTCATGACAGCAAAATTGCTTGATGGGTTAAAAGTAGCAAAACAAATTAAAGAGGAAGTAGCAGCAGAGGTAAAATATTTATTTGAGTCTTATCAAGTAAAACCAGGGCTTGCAGCAGTGATTGTTGGAAATGATCCTGCTTCTGAAGTTTATGTAGCAAGCAAAGTAAAAACTTGTGAAACTTTAGGGCTTTATTCAGAAAAACATGTTTTGGCAAAATCTACTACAACAGAAGAGTTACAAGAATTAATCTTTAAGCTAAATAATCAAGATAATATTGATGGAATTTTGGTACAAATGCCGCTACCAAAACAAATTGATGCAGATAAAATTTTTGCATCCATTTCTGTTAACAAAGATGTAGACGGATTTCATCCAGAAAATGTTGGTAGACTAGCATTAAAACAAACAGGTTTTGTTGCCTGTACTCCTGCTGGAGTTATGGAACTTCTAAAACGTTATGATATTGATCCAGCGGGAAAACGTGCTGTTGTACTAGGTCGTAGCCGAATTGTTGGGCTACCTTTGGCCCTACTTTTAATACATGCAAATGCTACTGTAACGGTTTGTCACTCTAAAACA is a window of Blastocatellia bacterium DNA encoding:
- a CDS encoding bifunctional 5,10-methylenetetrahydrofolate dehydrogenase/5,10-methenyltetrahydrofolate cyclohydrolase is translated as MTAKLLDGLKVAKQIKEEVAAEVKYLFESYQVKPGLAAVIVGNDPASEVYVASKVKTCETLGLYSEKHVLAKSTTTEELQELIFKLNNQDNIDGILVQMPLPKQIDADKIFASISVNKDVDGFHPENVGRLALKQTGFVACTPAGVMELLKRYDIDPAGKRAVVLGRSRIVGLPLALLLIHANATVTVCHSKTAKLKEITREADIIVAALGQTAFITTEHIKSGAIVIDVGINKLTEETEILRYFPDYTKRLEDLEKKGYTLIGDVEPDCETIAGYLTPVPGGVGPLTIAMLMKNTVKAAKLRRNL